GTCGGACTGAGCCACCGCAGCGCTCCCGTGAGCGTGCTGGAGCGGGCCTCGCTGTCCACGGACGCGCAGTTCAAGCTGTTGCAGGACACGGTCGCCGCCGAGCCGGCCGCCGAGGCCGCCGTCCTGGCCACCTGCAACCGGATCGAGCTGTACGCCGACGTGGACAAGTTCCACGCCGGTGTCGACGAGCTGTCCACGCTCCTCGCCCAGCACAGCGGGGTCGGCCTGGAGGAGCTCACTCCCTACCTCTACGTGCACTACGAGGACCGGGCCGTCCACCACTTCTTCTCGGTGGCCTGCGGGCTGGACTCGATGGTCGTCGGCGAGGGGCAGATCCTCGGGCAGATCAAGGACTCCCTGGCCCGGGCGCAGGAGCTGCACACCGCCGGACGGCTGCTGAACGACCTGTTCCAGCAGGCCCTCAGAGTCGGCAAACGCGCCCACTCCGAGACCGGCATCGACCGCGCCGGGCAGTCCCTGGTCACCTTCGGCCTGGAGCAGCTGGCCGCGGGCGGGGACGTGACCGACTGGGCGCGGGGCAAGAAGGCCCTGGTCATCGGGGCCGGATCGATGTCCTCGCTGGCCGCCGCGACCCTCGCGCGCGCCGGGGTCGCGGAGATCGTCGTCGCCAACCGCACCCCCGACCGCGCCGAGCGGCTCGCCCAGATACTGGCCGAGAGCGACGGCACGGACGTGGTGGCCCGCGCGGTGCCGATGGATTCGGTGGCGGCCGAACTGACACGTGCCGACGTCGCCGTCTCCTGTACCGGGGCGACGGGGCTGGTCCTGACGGCCGAGGCGGTCGCGACCGCGGTCGAGGGCCGCACCGGAGCACCCGCCGCCTTCGAGACCCCGGCCGCCTTCGCGGACTTCGACGAGGCGGCGGACGTACGGCCGCTGCCGCCCACCTCCGTCGGGACCGACGAGAACTGCCCGCTGGACCTGGCCGCCGTACAGCAGGCCACCGTGCAGCAGTCCGGGTTCTCCGTGATGGGGGAGGCCGCCGTCGCCGGCATGGACGCTGCGACGCTGGAGCAGCACGCCGCCTGGGTGGACAACGCGACCGTGGACCGGCGTCTCGCCGCCCGCCGCAGCCCCGAGGCCGACGCCGAGCTGATCGCCGCGCTCGCCGCCACCGCCGCCGCCGTCGGCCGCATCCCCGAGCGCCGAAAGCCCGAGCCGGTCGCCGCGCTCGTACGACCCGAGCCCGCCCTCTTCCTGCTCGACCTGGCGATGCCCCGGGACGTCGACGCGGCCGTGCACCGGCTGGCCGGGGTGCGGCTGGTGGACATCGAGTCGCTCGCCGAGGCCTCGGCCGACGCACCGATGGCCGCCGATGTGGACCAGGTACGGCGGATCGTCGCCGACGAGGTCGCCGCGTTCGGGGCCGCGCAACGCGCCGCGCACATCACGCCGACCGTGGTCGCCCTGCGCACCATGGCCGCGGACGTCGTGGCAGGCGAGATCGCCCGGCTCGACGCGCGGCTGCCCGGACTCGACGACAAGCACCGCGCCGAGATCACCCAGACCGTGAAGCGCGTCGTCGACAAGCTGCTGCACGCGCCGACCGTACGGGTCAAGCAGCTCGCGGCCGAACCCGGCGGCGCCGGGTACGCGGACGCGCTACGGACCCTGTTCGACCTCGACCCGGAGACGGTGGCCGCCGTGTCCCGGGCCGCGGACAGCACTGAGAAGAACGCAGAGAACCGAGGGCCGGCATGAGCGGCATGAGTACGAAGGCACTGAGACTGGGGACGAGGCGAAGCAGACTCGCCCTGGCCCAGTCCGGGCAGGTGGCGGACGCCGTGAGCCAGGTGACCGGACGGCCCGTCGAGCTCGTCGAGATCACCACCTACGGCGATGTCTCCCGTGAGCACCTCGCGCAGATCGGCGGCACGGGCGTCTTCGTGACCGCGCTGCGCGACGCGCTGCTCGGCGGTGAGGTCGACTTCGCGGTTCACTCGCTGAAGGACCTGCCGACGGCGCAGCCCGAGGAACTGGCGCTGGCCGCCGTCCCGCTGCGCGAGGACCCGCGCGACGTGATCGTCGCCCGGGACGCCCTGAAGTTCACCGACCTGCCGCGCGGGGCGCGCATCGGCACCGGTTCGCCGCGCCGGATGGCGCAGCTGAACGCGTATGCGCGCAGCCACGGGCTGGACATCGAGACGGTCCCGATCCGGGGGAACGTGGATACGCGGATCGGGTTCGTGCGCGCCGGCGAGCTGGATGCGGTGGTGCTGGCCGCGGCCGGCCTGAACCGCATCGGCCGCAGTGACGAGGTGACCGACTTCCTGTCGGTCGACACGGTTTTGCCCGCCCCCGGCCAGGGGGCACTGGCGATCGAGTGCGCTGCGGACAACGCAGACCTCATCGCCGCGCTCGGTGAGCTCGACGACCCGTTCACGCGGGTCGCCGTGACCGCCGAACGGTCACTGCTCGCCGCCCTGGAGGCCGGTTGCAGCGCCCCTGTGGGCGCGCTGGCCGACTTGCTGGCCGACGGGCAGATTGTCAAGGAAATGCGCCTGCGGGGCGTCGTCGGCACGACCGACGGTTCTCGCATGGTGCAGCTGTCCACCACCGGTCCCGTGCCCGAGACGTACGACGGGGCAATGGCGCTCGGTCGCGAACTCGCCGCCGAGATGCTCGCCCAGGGCGCGGCCGGTCTGATGGGGGAGCGAGCACAGTGAGCCCCACCACTCTTCCCGCCGGTCCGGAACACGGGCACGTCACCTTCCTGGGTGCCGGACCCGGGGATCCGGGACTGCTGACTCTGCGCGCCGTGGAGGCGCTGGCGAACGCGGACGTCCTCGTCGTCGAGCACGAGGTGCTCGACGTCGTACGGACGCACGTGCGACCAGGCGTCTCCGTCGTGAACGCGGAACCAGGTCCTTATGTGGACCCGCTTCCGGGCACGGGCGCGCCTCACCCGACGGTTGTTGACAGTGCGTCAACAACCGCTGGGGTACCCGCTGTGCGGGATGCCTCACATCTTGTCATGGAGGCCGCACGGGGCGGCAGGCGGGTCGTCCGAGCGGTGTCCGGGGACCCGGGACTTGATACGTACGCGGCGGAGGAAATGCTCGCGTGCGCCGCGGCCGGCGTTCCCTTCGAGGTCGTGCCCGGTGTCGCCGCCGCGGTCGGCGTCCCCGCGTACGCCGGTGTGCCGCTGCGCGACGCGCAGGGCGCGGACGTCCGGTTCGTGGACGCCCGTACGGCTTCGGACCGTTGCTGGACCGAGGTCGGCGCGTCGGACGGGACCGTCGTCGTGTCGACGACTCTGGACTCCGTGGCCTCGGCCGCCGGGGAGCTGGTGTCGGCGGGCCGCAAGCCCGATACGCCGATGACGGTCACGGTGGCCGGTACGACGACGCGTCAGCGGACGTGGTCGGCGACCCTCGGGACCATCGCGCAGACGCTGAAGCAGGCGAAGGTGCTGCCCTCGCCGGACGGCGGCCGGCCGGTGATAGCCGTGGTCGGCGAGCGTTCCGCCCCCGCCCAGCGCGACCAGCTGGCGTGGTTCGAGTCCAAGCCGCTGTTCGGCTGGAGGGTTCTCGTCCCGCGTACGAAGGAGCAGGCGGCGTCGCTCTCCGACCAGCTGCGGTCCTACGGCGCCGTGCCGCACGAGGTGCCGACGATCGCCGTCGAGCCGCCGCGGACGCCTCAGCAGATGGAGCGGGCGGTCAAGGGGCTTGTCACGGGCCGCTATGAGTGGATCGCTTTCACGTCGGTGAACGCCGTCAAGGCCGTGCGGGAGAAGTTCGAGGAGTACGGGCTCGATGCGCGTGCCTTCGCGGGCATCAAGGTCGCGGCGGTGGGCGAGCAGACGGCGAAGGCGCTGGTCGCGTTCGGTGTGAAGCCTGACCTGGTGCCCAGCGGGGAGCAGTCCGCCGCCGGGTTGCTGGAGGACTGGCCGCCCTACGACCCCGTATTCGACCCCATCGACCGGGTGTTCCTGCCGCGTGCCGACATCGCCACGGAGACGCTGGTCGCCGGGCTGATCGAGCTGGGCTGGGAGGTCGACGACGTCACCGCGTACCGGACCGTGCGGGCCTCGCCGCCGCCTGCGGAGACGCGCGAGGCGATCAAGGGGGGCGGGTTCGACGCCGTTCTCTTCACGTCGTCCTCCACGGTGCGCAACCTTGTCGGCATCGCCGGGAAGCCGCACAACGTGACCGTGATCGCGTGCATCGGTCCCGCCACGGCCAAGACCGCCGAGGAGCATGGGCTGCGGGTCGACGTCATGGCTCCGGAGCCGTCCGTGCACAAGCTGGCGGAGGCGTTGGCGGACTTCGGGCTGAAGCGGCGCGCTGCCGCTCAGGCTGCGGGCGATGCGGTCACCCGGCCGAGTGAGCGGCGGCCGGGGGCGCGGAGGCGTCGGGCGACCTGAGGTGGGCGGGGGCGGCCGTCCCTGGGGACTGCCGCCCCCGGACCCCCGCTTCGGCCCTGAAGGGGCCTCGTCCTCAAGCTCCCCCAGAGGGGGGGACCCCCACGGGCTGGATTGTGCGGGCCCTCGCTCACAGGAGCCGCCCGCCGGGCTGAGTGATGAGGGCCCTCACGGATCTCAAGCACCGACTTGCCGTCGGCAAAGGCGCCCTTGAGGCGGGCGTAGCGTAGAAGGCATGACGAAGTACGGATCCTTCCCCGGCTCCCGGCCCAGGCGGCTGCGGACCACCCCCGTCATGCGGCGCATGGTCGCCGAGACTCGGCTGCATCCGGCCGACTTCATTCTCCCGGCGTTCGTGCGCGAGGGCGTCAGCGAGCCGGTGCCGATCCAGGCGATGCCCGGGGTCGTGCAGCACACGCGCGACAGTCTGAAGAAGGCCGCGCTGGAGGCCGTGGAGGCCGGCGTCTCCGGGATCATGCTGTTCGGCGTGCCGGAGGAGTCGAAGAAGGACGCGCTAGGCACGCCTGGGACGGATCCGGACGGGATTCTGCAGGTGGCCATCCGGGACGTGCGGGCCGAGGTGGGGGACGATCTGCTCGTCATGTCCGACGTGTGTCTGGACGAGACGATCGATCACGGGCACTGCGGGGTGCTGGACGACCAGGGGCGGGTCGACAACGACGCCACCCTGGAGCGGTACGCCGAGATGGCCCAGGTCCAGGCCGACGCCGGGGCCCATGTCGTGGGCCCCAGCGGGATGATGGACGGGCAGATCGGCGTCATCCGCGACGCGCTCGACCAGATCGGCCGGGAGGACGTGGCCATCCTCGCCTACACCGCCAAGTACTCCTCCGCCTTCTACGGGCCCTTCCGTGAGGCCGTCGGCTCCTCGCTCAAGGGCGACCGTAAGACCTACCAGCAGGACCCGGCCAACCTCCGTGAGTCGATGCGCGAGCTGGCGCTCGATCTGGAGGAGGGCGCGGACATGGTCATGGTCAAGCCGGCCGGGCCCTACCTGGACGTCCTGGCCCGGGTCGCGGACGCCGTGGACGTGCCGGTCGCCGCGTACCAGATCTCCGGCGAGTACTCGATGGTCGAGGCCGCCGCCGAGAAGGGCTGGGTCGACCGCGACCGGGCGATCTTCGAGACGCTGACCGGCATCAAGCGGGCCGGGGCGCGGAACATCCTCACCTACTGGGCCACGGAGGCGGCGCAGAAGCTGCGCTGACCGGCGGGGGCTGATCACCAGGACAGGGCGTCGTCCGTGGTCTGCTGCCAGTACGTCACCGTCAGCGAGCTGTCGTAGTAGACGCCCTTGGCCGGGAGGGGCGGGGTCGCGGAGGCCCCGCCTTCGCTGTTCGGGGTGTAGCCCTGGAAGGCGACGGTCAGCTTCTTGCCGGTCGTGCCGCCGTCCCCGCTGCCGTCGGCGGCGGACAGCAGAACGCCCGCGTAGCCGGACTCGCCGGGCGCGAGGGTCGTCACCGCCTGCGGCTGCGTCTCCTTGGCGGCCTGCGGCACCCACTGCATCTCGTCGAAGCGCAGGACGGGGTAGTAGGTCAGGTCGCAGTTCCTGCTGCCGGTGTTGGTCACGGTGAGCAGCAGGTGGTTGAGCGGTCGGGGGACGGGCTGCGCGGTGACCTTGGTGTTCGAGCCGTTGCACGGGGTGCGGGCGGCGGAGCCC
This window of the Streptomyces sp. NBC_01275 genome carries:
- a CDS encoding glutamyl-tRNA reductase gives rise to the protein MSLLVVGLSHRSAPVSVLERASLSTDAQFKLLQDTVAAEPAAEAAVLATCNRIELYADVDKFHAGVDELSTLLAQHSGVGLEELTPYLYVHYEDRAVHHFFSVACGLDSMVVGEGQILGQIKDSLARAQELHTAGRLLNDLFQQALRVGKRAHSETGIDRAGQSLVTFGLEQLAAGGDVTDWARGKKALVIGAGSMSSLAAATLARAGVAEIVVANRTPDRAERLAQILAESDGTDVVARAVPMDSVAAELTRADVAVSCTGATGLVLTAEAVATAVEGRTGAPAAFETPAAFADFDEAADVRPLPPTSVGTDENCPLDLAAVQQATVQQSGFSVMGEAAVAGMDAATLEQHAAWVDNATVDRRLAARRSPEADAELIAALAATAAAVGRIPERRKPEPVAALVRPEPALFLLDLAMPRDVDAAVHRLAGVRLVDIESLAEASADAPMAADVDQVRRIVADEVAAFGAAQRAAHITPTVVALRTMAADVVAGEIARLDARLPGLDDKHRAEITQTVKRVVDKLLHAPTVRVKQLAAEPGGAGYADALRTLFDLDPETVAAVSRAADSTEKNAENRGPA
- the hemC gene encoding hydroxymethylbilane synthase, with amino-acid sequence MSTKALRLGTRRSRLALAQSGQVADAVSQVTGRPVELVEITTYGDVSREHLAQIGGTGVFVTALRDALLGGEVDFAVHSLKDLPTAQPEELALAAVPLREDPRDVIVARDALKFTDLPRGARIGTGSPRRMAQLNAYARSHGLDIETVPIRGNVDTRIGFVRAGELDAVVLAAAGLNRIGRSDEVTDFLSVDTVLPAPGQGALAIECAADNADLIAALGELDDPFTRVAVTAERSLLAALEAGCSAPVGALADLLADGQIVKEMRLRGVVGTTDGSRMVQLSTTGPVPETYDGAMALGRELAAEMLAQGAAGLMGERAQ
- a CDS encoding bifunctional uroporphyrinogen-III C-methyltransferase/uroporphyrinogen-III synthase, producing MSPTTLPAGPEHGHVTFLGAGPGDPGLLTLRAVEALANADVLVVEHEVLDVVRTHVRPGVSVVNAEPGPYVDPLPGTGAPHPTVVDSASTTAGVPAVRDASHLVMEAARGGRRVVRAVSGDPGLDTYAAEEMLACAAAGVPFEVVPGVAAAVGVPAYAGVPLRDAQGADVRFVDARTASDRCWTEVGASDGTVVVSTTLDSVASAAGELVSAGRKPDTPMTVTVAGTTTRQRTWSATLGTIAQTLKQAKVLPSPDGGRPVIAVVGERSAPAQRDQLAWFESKPLFGWRVLVPRTKEQAASLSDQLRSYGAVPHEVPTIAVEPPRTPQQMERAVKGLVTGRYEWIAFTSVNAVKAVREKFEEYGLDARAFAGIKVAAVGEQTAKALVAFGVKPDLVPSGEQSAAGLLEDWPPYDPVFDPIDRVFLPRADIATETLVAGLIELGWEVDDVTAYRTVRASPPPAETREAIKGGGFDAVLFTSSSTVRNLVGIAGKPHNVTVIACIGPATAKTAEEHGLRVDVMAPEPSVHKLAEALADFGLKRRAAAQAAGDAVTRPSERRPGARRRRAT
- the hemB gene encoding porphobilinogen synthase, producing MTKYGSFPGSRPRRLRTTPVMRRMVAETRLHPADFILPAFVREGVSEPVPIQAMPGVVQHTRDSLKKAALEAVEAGVSGIMLFGVPEESKKDALGTPGTDPDGILQVAIRDVRAEVGDDLLVMSDVCLDETIDHGHCGVLDDQGRVDNDATLERYAEMAQVQADAGAHVVGPSGMMDGQIGVIRDALDQIGREDVAILAYTAKYSSAFYGPFREAVGSSLKGDRKTYQQDPANLRESMRELALDLEEGADMVMVKPAGPYLDVLARVADAVDVPVAAYQISGEYSMVEAAAEKGWVDRDRAIFETLTGIKRAGARNILTYWATEAAQKLR
- a CDS encoding DUF4232 domain-containing protein, encoding MRIRRTRNLLAVTALAALTLTACKDGTGVNDEGASHGATSTAAPTQTTGTDKETGTSTGTGSSTTPGTDTGTKPAANSTPSAGSTGSGSSGGSAARTPCNGSNTKVTAQPVPRPLNHLLLTVTNTGSRNCDLTYYPVLRFDEMQWVPQAAKETQPQAVTTLAPGESGYAGVLLSAADGSGDGGTTGKKLTVAFQGYTPNSEGGASATPPLPAKGVYYDSSLTVTYWQQTTDDALSW